The Carassius carassius chromosome 2, fCarCar2.1, whole genome shotgun sequence genome has a segment encoding these proteins:
- the LOC132096009 gene encoding Fc receptor-like protein 5: MGDGWDFYWYKHTLNSETKTETNSYRVKIDSVSDGGQYWCRAGRGKPVYYTQYSDALWVNITVSPKAVVMVRPDEQVFRGETVSLRCDIKWGGDTEWTYRWETEGTNYQHKTSVNRTSTQELNISSVKDFHRGKYTCTGQMGTQSSQRSDAVTLNVSAEAQAAVRVSLQPWLTEGDSVTLICEVTVSSTGWTFSWFRDDDHLSDSSRGAGGSYTLSPAALQHTGVYTCRAERGRPAYYTKTSNTQPLWITGVSPSVSLVVRPSRSQHFSSDSLSLSCEDQTNSSGWTVRRYTDRNTEDCSKLTGSTCRLVSLSTSDSGVYWCQSESGEKRHPLNITVHDGDVILESSVDPVIEGHTLTLHCLHRSTNSSILRADFYKDGSLVQNQTTGEMIITTVSESDEGFYYCKTERGQSLHSWISVRGESLWRSVSVR; the protein is encoded by the exons atgggagaTGGATGGGACTTTTACtggtacaaacacacactgaactctgAGACAAAGACAGAAACAAACTCCTACAGAGTGAAGATTGATTCAGTGTCTGATGGAGGCCAGTACTGGTGTAGAGCTGGAAGAGGGAAACCAGTCTACTACAcacaatacagtgatgcactgtggGTAAATATTACAG TGAGTCCTAAAGCTGTGGTGATGGTACGACCGGATGAACAAGTGTTCAGAGGAGAAACAGTCTCTCTCAGATGTGATATAAAGTGGGGAGGAGACACTGAGTGGACGTACAGATGGGAAACAGAGGGAACAAACTACCAACATAAAACCTCTGTCAACCGAACCTCAACACAAGAGCTGAACATCAGCAGTGTTAAAGACTTTCACCGTGGTAAATACACCTGTACAGGACAGATGGGAACACAAAGCTCTCAGCGCAGTGATGCTGTTACACTGAATGTATcag CTGAAGCTCAGGCAGCAGTGCGAGTGTCTCTACAGCCGTGGCTGACTGAAGGAGactcagtgactctgatctgtgaGGTTACAGTCTCCTCTACAGGCTGGACGTTCAGCTGGTTCAGAGATGATGATCATCTGTCcgacagcagcagaggagctggAGGCTCTTACACTCTCAGTCCTGCTGCTCTACAGCACACAGGAGTTTATACGTGCAGAGCAGAGAGAGGACGACCGGCCTATTACACAAAGACCAGTAACACACAGCCCCTGTGGATCACTG GTGTTTCTCCTTCAGTGTCTCTGGTGGTCCGTCCCAGCAGAAGTCAACACTTCtcatctgactctctctctctgagctgtgAGGATCAGACGAACTCTTCTGGATGGACAGTGAGAAGatacacagacagaaacacagaagaTTGTTCAAAACTAACAGGATCTACGTGTCGACTCGTCTCTCTCAGCACATCTGACTCTGGAGTTTACTGGTGTCAGTCTGAATCTGGAGAGAAACGTCATCCTCTAAACATCACTGTACACG ATGGTGATGTGATTCTGGAGAGTTCTGTTGATCCTGTGATTGAGGGACATACTCTGACTCTACACTGTTTACATCGATCTACAAACTCCTCGATCCTCAGAGCTGATTTCTATAAAGACGGATCACTCGTCCAGAATCAGACGACAGGAGAGATGATCATCACGACTGTCTCAGAGTCAGACGAGGGTTTCTACTACTGTAAAACAGAGAGAGGACAGTCACTGCACAGCTGGATCTCAGTCAGAGGTGAGAGTCTGTGGAGATCAGTCTCTGTCCGCTGA